In Chaetodon trifascialis isolate fChaTrf1 chromosome 4, fChaTrf1.hap1, whole genome shotgun sequence, one DNA window encodes the following:
- the naprt gene encoding nicotinate phosphoribosyltransferase — MAAPGSNTCGVMERSVRERVPPLLTDLYQFTMAYAYWRAGRHQEPAVFELFFRDNPFGGGFSLFAGLQDCLLFLRSFRFTDDDVEFLRSVLPSTTDPAFFQFLRGLDCSGVTLRSIPEGTGVFARVPLIEVAGPLAVVQLLETSLLCLVNYASLVCSNAARFRLAAGPKRKLLEMGLRRAQGPDGGLTASRYTFIGGFDLTSNVQAGFLFGIPVAGTMAHSYVTSFTSLDEVSPQTLVPVNSGPDAVDFISLTKGLLGRVCELLGAEPGKIHEGELAAFLSYAIAYPQNFLPVIDSYSVGCSGLLNFCAVALALCELGYRPVGIRLDSGDLHRQSIDVRHVFRLCSEHFSISAFDSLIIVGTNNISEESMAELNSKENEVDVVGVGTHLVTCTKQPSLGCVYKLVEVRGKPKMKISEDPQKSTVPGRKDVYRLVDAEGHPFLDLVCLAVESPPEEGVSLSCYPLGCDNPAISVTPAQVICLRQEVFINGQVTHPLSSAAETRAKVQSSLQTLHPRHKRLKEPDTYTVALSQKLHNLVTEIRRGSSNNSNFLLAN; from the exons ATGGCAGCGCCGGGCAGCAACACATGCGGGGTTATGGAGCGCTCTGTCCGGGAGCGGGTCCCCCCGCTGCTAACGGACCTGTACCAGTTCACCATGGCGTACGCGTACTGGCGGGCCGGCCGACACCAGGAGCCCGCCGTGTTCGAGCTCTTCTTCAGGGACAATCCGTTCGGCGGCGGCTTCTCGCTGTTCGCTGGACTGCAGGACTGTCTGCTGTTCCTGCGCAGCTTTCGCTTCACGGACGACG ATGTGGAGTTCCTGCGCTCCGTCCTGCCCTCCACCACTGACCCCGCATTCTTCCAGTTCCTGCGAGGCCTGGACTGCTCTGGTGTCACACTCCGCTCCATTCCAGAGGGCACGGGGGTGTTTGCCAGG GTGCCGCTGATAGAGGTGGCGGGTCCGCTGGCTGTGGTTCAACTGCTGGAGACCAGTTTGCTGTGTCTGGTTAACTACGCCAG tCTGGTGTGCAGTAATGCTGCCCGTTTCCGCCTGGCGGCCGGTCCCaagaggaagctgctggagaTGGGCCTCAGGAGAGCTCAGGGGCCAGATGGAGGACTCACCGCCTCACGGTACACATTCATTGGAG GGTTTGATCTCACCAGTAACGTTCAGGCTGGTTTCCTGTTTGGGATCCCAGTCGCAGGGACCATGGCGCACTCGTATGTCACTTCCTTTACCTCCCTGGATGAGGTCTCACCACAA ACTCTTGTGCCGGTGAACAGCGGCCCTGATGCGGTCGACTTCATTTCGCTGACAAAGGGCTTGCTGGGTCGTGTGTGTGAGCTTCTGGGAGCGGAGCCTGGGAAGATCCATGAGGGCGAGTTGGCTGCCTTTTTGTCCTATGCCATCGCCTACCCTCAGAACTTCCTCCCTGTGATTGACAGCTACAGTGTCGGCTG TAGTGGCCTGTTGAACTTCTGCGCTGTGGCATTGGCGCTGTGTGAGCTGGGCTACAGGCCTGTCGGGATTCGTCTGGACAGCGGGGACCTCCACAGGCAGTCCATTGATGTCCGTCATGTCTTCAGACTCTGCAGTGAGCA tttctccatctctgcctttgATTCACTGATCATTGTCGGGACCAATAACATCTCAGAGGAGAGCATGGCAGAGCTCAACAGTAAG GAGAATGAGGTTGATGTGGTTGGTGTTGGAACACATCTGGTCACCTGCACAAAACAGCCCTCGCTGGGCTGTGTGTATAAG CTAGTGGAGGTGAGGGGGAAGCCCAAGATGAAGATCAGTGAGGATCCACAGAAGAGCACTGTCCCCGGGAGGAAAGATGTCTACAGGCTAGTAGACGCTGAGG GCCATCCTTTTCTGGACCTGGTGTGTCTCGCTGTGGAGTCTCCCCCAGAGGAAGGAGTCTCTCTGAGCTGTTACCCTCTGGGGTGTGATAACCCCGCTATCTCTGTGACTCCAGCTCAGGTCATCTGTCTGCGCCAGGAAGTCTTTATCAATGGACag GTCACACACCCTCTGAGCAGTGCTGCAGAAACTAGAGCAAAGGTCCAGAGCTCCCTCCAGACTCTGCACCCTCGACATAAGAGGCTGAAGGAGCCAGACACTTACACT GTGGCGCTGTCACAGAAACTTCATAACCTGGTCACAGAGATTCGAAGAGGAAGCTCAAACAACAGCAACTTTCTCTTAGCCAACTAA
- the LOC139329984 gene encoding MARVEL domain-containing protein 3, whose product MSQPPRSNRGHRDRNGDHRRPSPDRSSSRPPYYPREADPPPKHVREAPRVEHHESKCTHMCSRRGIILICSVLTNALVLICVVAAHMVTSGMSSAAAMGGFDINSNLNLQGTELQKVRELDMQYSQMRAPGIYGGIAFSLTIGVISLLFVVAGSKPPHLMSRKLLIGALVFQAVGAVAYVVAVGLYLHFVIGVNATDVCQQRERLYARNGYTWMNCDVGGADAAVALFGLITAILYAIGAVLTVQTIRGVRRYLQERKRREAEKQQARAHPHRAPLRAETTSV is encoded by the exons ATGAGCCAGCCGCCCCGTTCAAACCGGGGACACCGGGACAGAAACGGAGACCACCGGCGTCCATCCCCGGACAG GTCTTCCTCACGGCCACCGTACTACCCCAGAGAAGccgaccccccccccaaacatgTGCGGGAGGCCCCTCGTGTGGAGCACCATGAGtctaaatgcacacacatgtgctcAAGGAGAG GCATCATATTGATCTGCTCTGTACTGACCAATGCCCTGGTCCTGATCTGCGTGGTTGCAGCTCACATGGTGACATCAGGCATGTCCTCTGCGGCTGCCATGGGCGGCTTCGACATCAACTCCAACTTAAACCTGCAGGGCACTGAGCTGCAGAAGGTGCGAGAGCTGGACATGCAGTACAGCCAGATGAGGGCGCCGGGCATCTACGGTGGCATCGCCTTCAGCCTGACCATTGGGGTCATCTCGCTGCTGTTTGTGGTTGCAGGGAGCAAACCGCCCCACCTGATGTCCCGTAAGCTTCTGATTGGAGCACTGGTGTTTCAGGCGGTGGGTGCAGTGGCGTATGTAGTAGCCGTGGGGCTCTACCTGCACTTTGTCATCGGGGTTAACGCCACAGATGTGTGTCAGCAGCGCGAGAGGCTGTACGCACGCAACGGCTACACCTGGATGAACTGTGATGTGGGCGGAGCGGATGCAGCTGTGGCTCTGTTTGGGCTCATCACGGCCATCCTGTACGCCATCGGCGCGGTGCTCACGGTCCAGACGATTCGAGGAGTGAGGCGCTACCTGCAGGAGCGAAAGcgcagagaggcagaaaaacagcaggcCCGAGCCCACCCACATAGAGCCCCACTGAGGGCCGAGACCACCTCTGTGTGA
- the c4h8orf82 gene encoding UPF0598 protein C8orf82 homolog → MLFLRTAALSCRGLTALRCVSSVYTASRSTATYIQGQSPEPRIREYFYYIDHQGQLFLDDTKVKNFVTCFKDKQFLVFFFSRLRSNQSGRYEEDFPYLSLCGRERNFLRCDDRPVVFTHLLQSPAEAPGIMGDRELLSYCGGAEKLSIPFRPEALYMHPVTGRVYHPCSERGGGVGLVRSALAIELSPFFVYAQGDSQSGQPTHFLWREQKHTLTNELAGCLPTAEEGSGQQGELG, encoded by the exons ATGTTGTTCCTCCGGACTGCGGCTCTTAGCTGCAGAGGTTTGACCGCCCTGCGCTGCGTGTCCTCCGTCTACACCGCTTCCAGAAGCACCGCTACATACATCCAGGGCCAGAGCCCGGAACCACGGATCCGAGAGTACTTTTACTATATTGACCACCAAGGACAG CTTTTCCTGGATGACACTAAAGTGAAGAACTTTGTCACCTGCTTCAAAG ATAAGCAGTTCCTGGTCTTCTTCTTCAGCCGGCTGCGGTCAAATCAGAGTGGTCGTTACGAGGAGGACTTTCCCTACTTGTCCCTgtgtggcagagagaggaacTTCCTGCGCTGCGATGATCGTCCTGTGGTcttcacacacctgctgcagagtCCTGCAGAGGCACCAGGAATCATGGGAGATCGGGAGCTGCTGTCGTACTGCGGCGGGGCAGAAAAGCTGTCCATCCCGTTCCGCCCGGAGGCACTGTACATGCATCCCGTCACCGGACGAGTTTACCACCCCTGCTCAGAGCGCGGAGGGGGCGTAGGCCTGGTCAGGTCGGCTCTGGCTATCGAGCTTAGCCCGTTCTTTGTGTACGCTCAGGGGGACAGCCAATCCGGACAGCCTACGCACTTTCTCTGGAgggaacagaaacacacactgaccaaTGAGCTTGCAGGATGCTTGCCCACTGCAGAGGAGGGCAGCGGGCAGCAGGGGGAACTGGGATAA